One Vibrio quintilis DNA segment encodes these proteins:
- the fhuB gene encoding Fe(3+)-hydroxamate ABC transporter permease FhuB, with protein sequence MQSVDQITKTVPGNRCFSLGYGLVCGLVVAILIWLSVGSDLSWQAQGSVILRLLRHLLSHTDDVSVSWNFAETLWLSSQLPRLCAAMIVGAILAFAGSVMQQLTQNSLVSPFTLGTASGSWLALVVISIFAPAWVNDWGHLAAWVGALMAVGLVVIIVGVDNLSGLPVVLAGMAVNILLGAVAVSLTLLNHQYAKHLFLWGAGDLAQNGWAEVLHLLTGLFPIGLLLVGAPRVLAMLRLGHQNAKARGVQLGFTLAGIILLCAGLIATAIADVGVISFIGLMAPNVARRLGARTPLQEMLASLLLGMIMLTGADALAIFLSQHSLNLIPTGIVAAFIGAPALIYVARQHRYAQDNVFFTPPAAIVRHVGRVSLALGVIFVVIVSGGFLFTQTTLSHEVHWVLQWPNAFEASLRWPRLLTAMVSGAGLAVAGVLLQRLIYNPLASPDILGLSAGATLALVTGSLCFGLNIFQSAPVLAFTGSVSVLLLLLMLSRRHRFAPSILVLNGFALTAMVDAMVQFVLAQGNEDTYAILNWLSGSTYRVTSTQALVVMIAVSGLIGIAMALSRWLTLLSAGRAFAAARGLAVNRAFVGLLVCVALLCSTVTMVMGPVAFVGLLAPHIAIMLGATSVRQQMAMAAVIGSILLMLADWLGQQLMYPFQLPAGTFVSIIGGLYFIALLLKSKRMV encoded by the coding sequence ATGCAATCCGTCGATCAAATAACAAAAACAGTGCCGGGAAACCGGTGCTTTTCTCTCGGGTATGGGCTCGTGTGTGGGCTCGTTGTTGCCATCTTGATATGGCTGAGTGTGGGCAGTGATTTATCATGGCAGGCGCAGGGGAGCGTGATCCTTCGGTTGCTGAGACATCTGTTGTCGCACACGGACGATGTGTCGGTCTCCTGGAATTTTGCAGAAACCTTATGGCTGTCTTCACAGCTCCCCCGGCTTTGCGCCGCGATGATTGTCGGGGCCATTCTCGCCTTTGCCGGGAGTGTGATGCAGCAACTGACGCAGAATAGTCTGGTATCGCCTTTCACGCTGGGGACGGCTTCAGGCAGTTGGCTGGCGCTGGTGGTCATCAGTATTTTTGCACCCGCCTGGGTCAATGACTGGGGGCATCTGGCTGCCTGGGTTGGCGCATTGATGGCGGTGGGGTTGGTGGTCATCATTGTCGGCGTCGACAACCTGTCCGGGCTGCCTGTGGTTCTGGCCGGGATGGCCGTCAATATCTTATTGGGTGCGGTTGCGGTCTCGTTGACCTTGCTCAATCATCAATATGCCAAACATCTTTTCCTTTGGGGAGCGGGGGATCTGGCCCAAAATGGCTGGGCGGAGGTTTTACATCTGCTGACAGGTTTGTTCCCCATCGGATTGTTGCTGGTCGGGGCGCCGCGTGTACTGGCGATGTTACGGCTCGGCCACCAGAATGCGAAAGCAAGAGGAGTACAACTCGGTTTCACGCTGGCGGGGATCATCCTGCTTTGCGCCGGGTTGATTGCGACCGCGATTGCCGATGTCGGTGTGATTAGTTTTATCGGTTTAATGGCACCGAATGTCGCCCGTCGCCTGGGCGCGCGCACCCCACTGCAAGAGATGCTGGCCAGTCTCCTGTTGGGCATGATCATGCTCACCGGTGCCGATGCACTGGCGATATTCCTGAGTCAACACTCCCTGAACCTGATTCCGACGGGCATTGTTGCCGCTTTTATTGGTGCCCCGGCACTTATCTATGTGGCGAGGCAGCATCGTTATGCGCAGGATAATGTCTTTTTTACCCCGCCTGCCGCGATTGTTCGTCATGTCGGGCGGGTGTCACTGGCACTGGGGGTGATCTTTGTCGTGATCGTCAGCGGCGGTTTTCTTTTCACCCAAACCACACTGAGTCATGAGGTGCATTGGGTCTTGCAATGGCCCAACGCCTTTGAAGCCTCCCTGCGTTGGCCGCGTTTGCTTACGGCGATGGTTTCGGGCGCCGGGCTGGCCGTGGCTGGCGTGTTACTCCAGCGCTTGATTTATAATCCGCTTGCCAGTCCGGATATTTTAGGGCTGTCTGCAGGGGCGACCCTTGCGTTGGTGACGGGCAGCTTATGCTTCGGGCTGAATATTTTTCAATCCGCCCCGGTCTTAGCATTTACCGGCAGTGTCTCGGTTTTGCTGCTGTTGCTCATGTTGTCACGCCGGCACCGTTTCGCCCCGTCGATACTCGTGCTCAACGGTTTTGCGCTGACTGCGATGGTGGATGCGATGGTGCAATTTGTGTTAGCACAGGGCAATGAAGACACCTATGCGATTTTGAACTGGTTATCCGGTTCGACTTATCGGGTGACGTCAACGCAGGCGCTTGTCGTCATGATCGCTGTCAGCGGATTAATCGGCATTGCCATGGCGCTGAGCCGTTGGTTGACGCTCCTTTCGGCCGGGCGCGCCTTTGCTGCGGCGCGCGGTCTCGCGGTCAACCGGGCATTTGTGGGGCTGTTGGTCTGTGTGGCGCTCTTGTGCAGCACGGTGACTATGGTGATGGGGCCCGTCGCGTTTGTGGGCTTACTTGCGCCACACATCGCCATCATGCTGGGCGCAACGTCTGTTCGGCAGCAGATGGCGATGGCCGCCGTGATTGGGTCAATCCTGCTCATGCTGGCTGACTGGCTCGGGCAGCAACTGATGTATCCATTCCAGCTCCCCGCCGGCACGTTTGTCTCTATTATTGGCGGCCTTTATTTCATCGCGTTATTGCTGAAAAGCAAGCGGATGGTATGA
- a CDS encoding type II toxin-antitoxin system RelB/DinJ family antitoxin, whose amino-acid sequence MDTRIQFRVDEETKRLAQQMAESQGRTLSDACRELTEQLAEQQRKALSHDSWLTEQVNLAFEKFDSGQAVFVEHQTAQSRMAERKARIRNRGKQ is encoded by the coding sequence ATGGACACCCGAATTCAGTTTCGTGTTGATGAGGAAACAAAACGCCTGGCGCAACAAATGGCTGAAAGTCAGGGCCGCACACTGAGCGATGCCTGTCGTGAACTGACCGAGCAGCTCGCTGAGCAACAACGTAAAGCGTTATCTCACGATTCATGGTTAACCGAACAGGTCAATTTGGCATTTGAGAAGTTTGACTCCGGACAAGCGGTTTTCGTTGAACACCAAACCGCTCAATCCCGAATGGCGGAGCGCAAAGCCAGAATCCGCAACCGGGGTAAGCAATGA
- a CDS encoding tetratricopeptide repeat protein, translating into MCESVPLSFLSDVQVLIRIACLLEQGEIVQAIQLLEDAHNAKPRSENLLNILSNLYQRFNEYDRTREYTETASCELTLSNNEADFNLPNEDDFAFLAEQSNELEEEEYRFEKPNVEEESLRRKTLSLKSKKQSIAAEDKGKVQIFYKDVHRCPPTHFSPQDDEIKTDFTDTISSLDKLDKGENTYICEPEQSSNPSEQQEEYQNEVSTSSLMEQDGKVFNEWKSEELDLFENCTDAAGLEDTVFEGMAYRSTGDVTDTSEETIPFEDNEMEFYALWDDVSDNEEEESIDDGVLDNRLTLERRARLVAVDAVIELEWHSSKLPFLVEVFTGAGWNNSYKALKREVQAGATYEELELALEVKKFWQDSPRYWITFAKVWAQGESTTATYKHCSWKQSLRLIRLFNGVPTFEEVYDLLETEFEYWYNNRVLRLCFPAFSKYFFHYCLHSRNLNINDGRF; encoded by the coding sequence ATGTGTGAATCTGTTCCGCTATCCTTTTTAAGTGATGTTCAAGTTTTAATACGGATTGCTTGTTTGCTAGAACAGGGTGAAATTGTACAGGCCATTCAATTATTGGAGGACGCCCATAATGCAAAGCCCCGATCTGAAAATTTACTCAATATATTGAGCAACCTTTATCAAAGATTCAATGAGTACGATAGAACAAGGGAATACACCGAAACAGCTAGTTGCGAGTTAACACTATCCAATAATGAAGCCGATTTTAACTTACCCAATGAGGATGATTTCGCTTTTTTGGCTGAACAATCCAATGAGCTTGAAGAGGAAGAATATAGGTTTGAAAAGCCAAACGTTGAAGAAGAGAGTTTGCGTAGAAAGACATTGAGTCTTAAGTCCAAGAAACAATCAATTGCTGCTGAAGATAAAGGCAAAGTTCAGATTTTTTATAAGGATGTGCATAGGTGTCCACCTACACATTTCTCTCCTCAAGATGATGAAATAAAAACTGATTTCACTGATACGATTAGTTCACTTGATAAGCTGGACAAAGGTGAAAATACTTATATTTGTGAACCTGAACAAAGTAGTAATCCTTCAGAGCAGCAAGAAGAATATCAAAATGAAGTGTCCACTTCTTCATTAATGGAACAAGACGGAAAGGTTTTTAATGAATGGAAATCGGAAGAACTGGATTTATTTGAAAACTGTACAGATGCAGCGGGGCTTGAAGACACTGTTTTTGAGGGGATGGCATATAGAAGCACTGGAGATGTCACCGATACAAGTGAAGAGACAATACCGTTTGAAGACAATGAAATGGAATTTTATGCTCTCTGGGATGATGTTTCAGATAATGAAGAAGAGGAAAGCATAGATGATGGTGTTTTAGATAACCGTCTCACCCTTGAAAGGCGCGCCCGTCTTGTCGCAGTAGATGCTGTTATCGAACTGGAATGGCATTCCAGTAAGTTACCATTTTTAGTTGAGGTGTTCACCGGGGCTGGCTGGAACAATTCATACAAAGCATTAAAAAGAGAGGTTCAAGCCGGAGCTACATATGAAGAACTGGAGCTTGCTTTAGAAGTGAAGAAGTTTTGGCAGGATTCTCCGCGGTATTGGATTACCTTTGCAAAAGTGTGGGCACAGGGCGAAAGTACTACTGCAACCTATAAGCATTGTAGCTGGAAGCAATCGTTACGCTTGATTCGACTCTTTAATGGTGTACCGACTTTTGAAGAGGTCTATGACCTTTTAGAGACAGAGTTTGAGTATTGGTATAACAATCGGGTTTTACGACTGTGTTTTCCTGCTTTCAGTAAATATTTCTTTCATTATTGTCTCCACAGCAGAAATCTAAACATCAACGATGGGAGGTTTTGA
- a CDS encoding DUF1415 domain-containing protein, producing MTTSRAELETRQWLNDVVIGLNLCPFAHKPNKNNQIKVAVSAATSEEQLLAFILLELRELDSKAPEALETTLVVVTDMLADFMDYNFFLDWVDALLRQEDYEGIYQIASFHPDYCFGGTEPEDAENLTNRSPYPTIHLIREASMEKVLKHYPNPEAIPDNNIARVEALTDKEKARLFPYLIL from the coding sequence ATGACAACATCTAGAGCAGAACTGGAGACAAGACAATGGTTAAACGATGTTGTTATTGGCCTGAACCTGTGTCCTTTTGCGCATAAACCGAATAAAAACAACCAAATCAAGGTGGCTGTTTCTGCAGCGACATCGGAAGAACAGTTGCTGGCGTTTATATTACTCGAACTCAGGGAACTGGACAGCAAAGCGCCCGAAGCGCTGGAAACCACCCTGGTCGTTGTGACCGATATGCTGGCAGATTTTATGGATTATAACTTCTTTTTAGACTGGGTCGATGCCTTACTCAGGCAAGAAGACTATGAAGGCATTTACCAGATCGCGAGCTTTCATCCAGACTACTGCTTTGGTGGCACTGAACCCGAAGATGCCGAGAACTTAACCAACCGTTCACCCTATCCGACAATCCATTTGATACGCGAAGCGTCGATGGAAAAGGTGCTGAAACATTACCCGAATCCGGAAGCTATTCCCGATAACAACATCGCCAGAGTCGAAGCTTTGACAGACAAGGAAAAAGCCAGGCTGTTTCCTTATCTTATTCTCTGA
- a CDS encoding siderophore ferric iron reductase — MIQDALIRQDNIKLFDTLNQLGQSITPYLRGELVEPLSQYSKGEPQACSKEWPEALTTHSDAIEASSATKALVTGAAQDLAVIQQLHQGLKTVYPEASPGYRVIRSWDLLTWQPLYLSMIGIYGMQRLPDLSGLKQYVRQGGVMGYALDAPTFWAGDPDALIIKAGAQLKPLFAHYRAILDRVARCRQGMTRQLVADAILANLAKLQWLDLPWEADQIRHQAALWLKAMSLPASNLASYDLGEDGRLHLTRRSCCLVYQTKQGELCADCPRLKKRQVPHV; from the coding sequence ATGATCCAGGACGCTTTGATACGACAGGACAATATCAAACTATTTGATACCCTGAACCAACTCGGCCAATCGATCACCCCTTATCTGCGGGGTGAATTGGTGGAGCCGTTGTCTCAGTATTCAAAAGGGGAGCCTCAGGCATGTTCTAAGGAATGGCCTGAGGCGTTGACAACCCATTCGGATGCAATTGAGGCTTCTTCGGCCACCAAGGCTCTGGTGACCGGGGCGGCGCAAGATTTGGCGGTGATTCAACAACTGCATCAAGGTCTGAAAACCGTTTATCCGGAAGCCTCACCCGGCTACCGGGTGATCCGAAGTTGGGATTTATTGACCTGGCAACCGCTTTATCTGAGTATGATTGGAATTTACGGCATGCAGCGTCTGCCCGATCTTTCCGGCCTGAAGCAATACGTCCGGCAAGGCGGTGTCATGGGGTATGCTCTGGATGCCCCGACCTTTTGGGCCGGTGATCCCGACGCGCTGATTATCAAGGCTGGCGCACAGCTAAAACCCTTATTTGCTCATTACCGGGCCATCCTGGATCGTGTGGCGCGTTGCCGGCAAGGGATGACCCGCCAACTGGTGGCGGATGCCATTCTGGCGAATCTGGCAAAACTTCAGTGGCTTGATCTTCCCTGGGAGGCAGATCAAATCCGACATCAGGCCGCGTTATGGCTCAAAGCGATGTCACTGCCTGCCTCTAACCTGGCATCTTATGATCTGGGTGAGGACGGACGGCTACACCTGACGCGCCGGAGTTGTTGCCTGGTCTATCAAACAAAGCAGGGTGAGCTGTGCGCAGATTGCCCAAGATTAAAGAAACGGCAGGTTCCCCATGTTTGA
- a CDS encoding iron-siderophore ABC transporter substrate-binding protein: protein MRTYIVLIAVIWLGSFSHSVAAAAYQVTDSRGQHTLTHIPKRVAAMNWDIAEQVLSLGVTPVAMPNIAGYRAWVKQPDVPQGVEDIGRRAEPNLEKLARLKPDVIIADSTLLELAPTLSKIAPVLFYTTYSVKHENSPKREDSPKRENSPKHENAKAAIENFRLIAQVLGRETLAEQRLTQMNQEIASLKQQLHQAYGHSLPKVAVFRFASPTAIYLYGDNAMPQYALSLLGIAPVLPMPSSQWGVTQKRLRILSQIPATDVALYIRPFEQEARLRKSVMWQALPVVKAGHVHAVEPVWSYGGAMSILYNARALTQALIAVAKAAPTARD, encoded by the coding sequence ATGCGAACATACATTGTCCTGATAGCCGTCATTTGGCTTGGTAGTTTTTCACATTCTGTTGCCGCCGCCGCGTATCAAGTGACCGATAGCCGCGGACAACATACGCTGACACACATCCCGAAACGCGTTGCCGCAATGAACTGGGATATTGCGGAGCAAGTGTTGTCTCTGGGTGTGACGCCTGTGGCGATGCCCAACATTGCCGGGTATCGGGCCTGGGTAAAACAACCGGACGTGCCGCAGGGCGTTGAAGATATTGGCCGGCGTGCGGAACCCAATCTCGAAAAGCTGGCCCGGCTCAAGCCGGATGTCATTATTGCCGACTCAACCCTGCTTGAGCTGGCGCCGACCCTGAGCAAAATTGCGCCGGTGTTGTTTTATACGACCTATAGCGTCAAGCATGAAAATAGCCCTAAGCGTGAAGACAGCCCTAAGCGTGAAAATAGCCCTAAGCATGAAAACGCGAAAGCTGCGATTGAAAACTTCCGTTTGATCGCTCAGGTTCTGGGCAGGGAAACCCTTGCAGAACAGCGTTTGACCCAGATGAATCAAGAGATAGCATCGCTCAAACAGCAGTTACATCAGGCGTATGGCCATAGCCTGCCGAAGGTTGCCGTATTTCGGTTTGCCAGCCCGACGGCGATCTATTTGTATGGAGACAATGCGATGCCACAATATGCCTTGTCTTTATTAGGCATTGCGCCTGTGTTACCAATGCCTTCCTCGCAATGGGGCGTGACGCAAAAACGGCTGAGAATTTTAAGTCAGATCCCGGCGACCGATGTGGCACTGTATATTCGTCCGTTTGAGCAAGAAGCCCGGCTCAGAAAATCGGTGATGTGGCAGGCTTTACCTGTGGTGAAAGCGGGACATGTTCATGCGGTTGAACCGGTTTGGAGTTATGGCGGTGCGATGTCGATTTTATATAACGCGCGGGCGCTGACACAGGCACTGATTGCCGTCGCCAAAGCGGCGCCAACAGCCAGAGATTAA
- a CDS encoding ABC transporter ATP-binding protein yields MFELEKVAVIRDQRSILQIEHLQIPTDQLTVVLGHNGSGKSTLVNLLSNQLAPEQGTVLLNQQPLTTYRAKPWARQVAFLPQQLPDVAGLTVRELVRLGRYPWRGAFGRWNAEDNEKIDAALEATKMTGYADMQASQLSGGERQRAWIAMLLAQQSDVLILDEPTSALDIRHQYQVMQLLASLNQQFGKGIIVILHDLNLALKFAQHVVALTQGQVAFHGPADLLADPARLAALYATPIELIDHPYQPHQVAIICEHTLS; encoded by the coding sequence ATGTTTGAGCTTGAAAAGGTTGCAGTGATTCGCGATCAGCGATCCATTTTGCAGATTGAGCACCTTCAGATTCCCACCGATCAGTTGACGGTGGTCCTGGGCCATAATGGGTCAGGTAAATCAACGTTGGTCAATCTGTTATCGAACCAACTCGCCCCAGAGCAGGGGACGGTGTTATTGAATCAGCAGCCGCTGACGACGTACCGGGCCAAGCCCTGGGCAAGGCAGGTTGCCTTTCTGCCGCAACAGCTCCCGGACGTGGCCGGGTTGACGGTACGGGAATTAGTGCGACTGGGGCGATACCCATGGCGCGGGGCGTTCGGGCGTTGGAATGCGGAGGATAATGAGAAGATTGACGCCGCTTTAGAGGCCACAAAAATGACCGGATATGCTGACATGCAAGCGTCTCAGCTTTCTGGGGGAGAGCGGCAACGTGCATGGATTGCAATGTTGCTCGCACAGCAGTCGGATGTGTTGATTTTAGATGAACCTACCTCTGCACTCGATATCCGGCATCAATATCAAGTCATGCAATTACTGGCTTCTCTCAATCAGCAATTTGGTAAAGGGATCATTGTGATTCTGCATGATTTGAACCTGGCCCTGAAATTTGCGCAGCATGTCGTGGCACTGACGCAGGGGCAAGTCGCCTTTCATGGTCCGGCGGATTTGCTCGCTGACCCGGCGCGTCTGGCCGCGTTGTATGCCACACCCATTGAATTGATTGACCATCCTTATCAACCTCATCAAGTAGCGATCATATGCGAACATACATTGTCCTGA
- a CDS encoding TonB-dependent siderophore receptor, whose translation MKQEQIKHIQTIQSKRLKPTTLVTAIGLSLFSICPMAAENTPSDSSDSPDTMEVIGQMYRNTATKTALEPEDTPQSISVIDQETLSERGVKSLNQTLRYSPGVTTEVRGGAVTMYDTFNIRGFDAPQSYYDGLLLQYLQGWNLQPQIDPTALEQVEVFKGPTSVLYGAMPPGGMVNMIAKSPEPAPGTQVNVATGSRRLREVSLDSTGQISDSRLAYRLIALLRKQDSQVDDSEEERQMIAPSLDWQVTDNTLINFNLYYQHDPDMGINSAMPASGMFQANANGSTSPSTFVGDKNWNHLEREFVLAGYKVNHTFNQHWSFLQNLRYMDASLKQRNTYHLASSFDESTGTLARNIYSTDENSYGLVVDNQLSGLIVTDSAMHSVLLGLDYQRLDGDSGYQEYATSDTSFYQFNLFQPNNNLLDTSTLSSVYAQKSHISIRQTGLYAQDQVQWDQLVLIAGGRFDHYESTTTTDVSSSVTVTDADHHNFSYRVGSLYAFDNGLSPYISYATSFEPSAGTNASGESFKPQKGNQIEVGLKYEDPDMDWRGTLALFRINKKDVLVADPDNTNYKIQLGEIRSQGAEVSGQWMLSDQWDIAANYTYLDMEITKDSENDLEGKTPVWVPKHRANVSANYHIHTGALAGTRLGGGIRYVGTMQIDAENTGKVPDYTLADVSIGYDLKHMSDTLTGAKLTLSATNVFNKEYYSCYNSANCWYGAERTVEMNVNYQF comes from the coding sequence ATGAAACAAGAACAAATAAAACATATACAGACGATTCAATCCAAACGATTGAAGCCAACAACGCTTGTGACAGCAATCGGCCTCTCTTTATTTTCAATCTGTCCCATGGCGGCTGAGAACACACCGTCTGACTCATCCGACTCACCGGACACGATGGAGGTCATCGGACAGATGTACCGCAATACGGCGACCAAAACCGCATTGGAACCTGAGGACACACCGCAGTCGATTTCTGTGATTGATCAAGAAACCCTTTCAGAACGGGGCGTGAAGTCCTTAAATCAGACGTTGCGTTATTCACCGGGAGTCACGACCGAAGTGCGGGGCGGGGCGGTGACTATGTACGACACCTTTAACATTCGTGGTTTTGATGCACCTCAAAGCTATTACGACGGTTTGCTATTGCAATATTTGCAGGGGTGGAATCTACAGCCGCAAATCGACCCGACTGCGCTTGAGCAAGTAGAAGTATTTAAAGGCCCAACATCGGTCTTGTATGGTGCGATGCCGCCCGGTGGCATGGTGAACATGATCGCCAAATCGCCAGAACCGGCCCCAGGTACGCAGGTGAATGTCGCGACGGGATCGCGACGTCTGAGAGAAGTGTCGCTGGATTCGACCGGGCAAATCAGTGACAGTCGCCTTGCATACCGGTTGATTGCTCTATTACGCAAGCAAGACAGTCAGGTCGATGACTCTGAAGAAGAGCGTCAGATGATCGCACCTTCTTTAGACTGGCAAGTGACTGACAACACGCTGATCAACTTTAATCTTTATTATCAGCATGATCCGGATATGGGGATTAATTCCGCGATGCCGGCATCGGGCATGTTCCAGGCGAACGCCAATGGTTCAACAAGCCCATCCACGTTTGTCGGTGATAAAAACTGGAACCATCTTGAGCGGGAATTTGTTCTGGCTGGCTATAAAGTGAACCATACCTTCAATCAGCATTGGTCCTTCCTGCAAAACTTGCGATATATGGATGCTTCACTGAAGCAACGGAATACGTATCATTTGGCATCGAGCTTTGACGAATCAACAGGCACCCTGGCAAGAAATATTTATTCGACGGATGAGAATTCGTATGGGCTGGTTGTGGATAATCAACTGTCAGGGCTCATTGTGACCGATTCCGCCATGCACAGTGTGTTGCTGGGTCTCGATTATCAACGGTTGGATGGCGATTCCGGCTATCAAGAGTATGCGACGTCCGATACGTCATTCTATCAATTCAATTTGTTCCAGCCGAATAACAACTTGCTTGATACCAGCACACTCAGTTCGGTGTATGCACAAAAGAGTCATATATCGATCCGTCAGACGGGGTTGTACGCGCAAGATCAGGTGCAATGGGATCAACTTGTTTTGATTGCTGGCGGTCGGTTTGACCACTATGAGTCGACGACAACAACCGATGTTTCTTCTTCGGTGACGGTGACCGATGCGGATCACCACAACTTCTCTTATCGTGTTGGGAGCCTGTATGCCTTTGATAATGGTCTGTCGCCTTATATCAGCTATGCAACGAGCTTCGAGCCTTCGGCGGGGACGAATGCCAGTGGTGAATCATTTAAACCGCAGAAAGGCAACCAAATTGAGGTCGGTTTGAAATATGAAGATCCGGATATGGACTGGCGCGGGACGCTTGCCTTGTTCCGCATCAACAAAAAAGATGTCTTAGTGGCGGACCCGGACAATACCAATTACAAAATCCAGTTAGGTGAAATCAGATCTCAGGGGGCGGAAGTCTCAGGGCAGTGGATGCTCTCTGATCAATGGGATATTGCCGCGAATTACACGTATCTGGATATGGAGATTACCAAAGATAGCGAAAACGATCTGGAAGGAAAAACGCCGGTCTGGGTGCCGAAGCATCGTGCCAATGTATCGGCAAACTATCACATCCATACGGGGGCGCTGGCGGGAACGCGTCTGGGAGGCGGGATCCGTTATGTCGGTACTATGCAGATTGATGCCGAAAATACGGGGAAAGTGCCTGATTATACGTTAGCGGATGTCTCGATTGGTTACGACTTGAAACACATGTCTGACACTTTGACGGGAGCAAAACTGACCCTGTCAGCAACCAATGTATTCAATAAAGAATATTATTCATGTTACAACAGTGCGAACTGTTGGTATGGTGCGGAGCGAACTGTTGAGATGAATGTGAATTATCAATTTTAA
- a CDS encoding AraC family transcriptional regulator, with amino-acid sequence MTPSSPHQPNGQFIRIEKVLDYIHTHIRMPLTLDMLADASCWSRWQLQRVFQTYTGYSVAQYVREMKLSCAAELVLSTRYRMSDIAYEFGFNSEVAFSRAFKQHFGLSPKAYQIRGTRIGIKARLTRPDSASPGEQVQRSAPVFYQVRIDSMSQLNVHGVSAQVKGLYAATPDFAETIPQIWQSFFEIVRDDQLYHVPHIGIIEHRDDTFGELTYWAGVEAFPGVTERLTDLPSVCLSEQNYAVMRYQGKACELHHAVTWLLSVWLPESGYKGADEAPVLEFYYPPFHVEASEPFESDRVNAEYWLPIHL; translated from the coding sequence ATGACGCCTTCGTCCCCCCATCAACCCAACGGACAGTTTATTCGGATCGAAAAGGTATTGGATTATATCCATACCCATATCCGGATGCCTTTGACTTTAGATATGCTCGCTGATGCGAGTTGTTGGTCCCGTTGGCAATTGCAGCGTGTTTTTCAGACATATACCGGCTATTCGGTGGCACAATATGTCCGGGAAATGAAACTCAGCTGCGCGGCTGAATTGGTGTTATCGACACGCTACCGAATGTCGGATATTGCCTATGAGTTTGGCTTTAACTCTGAAGTCGCTTTTAGCCGGGCGTTTAAACAGCATTTCGGATTGTCACCCAAAGCTTACCAAATCCGGGGGACGCGCATTGGTATCAAAGCCCGGTTAACGCGTCCGGATTCTGCCTCGCCTGGTGAGCAGGTACAGCGTTCAGCCCCTGTTTTTTATCAGGTCCGCATTGATTCCATGAGTCAATTGAATGTCCATGGCGTATCTGCCCAGGTGAAAGGGCTATATGCGGCCACGCCTGATTTTGCCGAAACTATTCCGCAGATTTGGCAATCCTTCTTCGAAATCGTGCGCGATGACCAGCTTTATCACGTCCCGCATATTGGTATTATTGAACACCGGGATGACACATTCGGAGAGCTCACCTATTGGGCAGGTGTTGAAGCCTTTCCGGGGGTGACTGAACGATTAACCGACTTACCTTCAGTGTGCCTGTCAGAGCAGAACTATGCCGTGATGCGTTATCAGGGTAAAGCTTGTGAGCTTCATCATGCGGTGACCTGGCTTTTGTCCGTCTGGTTGCCGGAATCGGGTTACAAAGGGGCAGATGAAGCCCCGGTGCTTGAATTTTATTACCCGCCTTTTCATGTGGAGGCGTCTGAACCGTTTGAAAGTGATAGGGTCAACGCTGAATACTGGCTCCCGATTCACCTTTAA